A genome region from Brassica oleracea var. oleracea cultivar TO1000 chromosome C2, BOL, whole genome shotgun sequence includes the following:
- the LOC106326689 gene encoding uncharacterized protein LOC106326689: protein MGKPPSSCHIIAAQKCEDLMNQHQSIVHALFKQDDKAKNEYRIRLNASIDASRFLLRQGLPFRGHGEKEEDANKGNFLELLKYTGEQNKAIKQMGVVFRFVDKGGAIKEQFIGVVHVKETSSLTLKSAIDELFARYGMSITNV from the exons ATGGGTAAACCACCCAGCAGTTGTCACATTATTGCTGCTCAGAAATGTGAGGATTTGATGAATCAACATCAATCTATAGTACATGCTCTGTTTAAGCAAGATGATAAGGCGAAAAATGAGTATCGTATTCGCTTAAATGCTTCGATTGATGCTTCAAGATTCTTGTTACGACAAGGATTACCTTTTCGTGGCCATGGTGAGAAAGAAGAGGATGCGAACAAAGGAAATTTTTTGGAGCTTTTGAAATACACAGGAGAACAGAATAAGGCTATAA AGCAGATGGGTGTTGTTTTTCGGTTTGTTGATAAAGGTGGAGCAATCAAAGAACAGTTTATTGGAGTTGTTCATGTAAAAGAAACATCTTCATTAACTCTGAAGTCTGCTATAGATGAATTGTTTGCTAGATATGGGATGAGCATTACAAATGTGTGA